A window of Bacillus sp. DX3.1 genomic DNA:
CTTTTAAGGCAATGCCTGACACAATCTATTCATAAGTATTCTACAAAGCTCCGCGAAGATCCAGCAGTAAAGAAAACTCAATATAAATGTTATTGCAATAACATTTGAATCCATAGTTGTATCAACAGTAGGGCCTAGCACTGGAAAACGGAATACATACAGAATCAGCATAATACCCGTAAGTAGACATATTGATGAAAAGGAAACAACCACAATTCTCCTCTTCCATTGTAAAAAGGCCACACCCATCGCTATACCTAATAAACCTGTTGTAAAGGGAAAGATAATTAGTTCACTCGGCTGAATAATAAATAAAAGGAAAATCGTAAGGGTATAAGAGAGGATTCCTTGACGGATAGAAAAGCAAGTAGCTAAAAAAATTGGTAATGTCGCTAGAAAACTAATCAGAAAGCCTATACCAGGCATAAAGCCCCCCGCTGATTGAAACATAGTGGCAAATGTACTCAATAAGGCTGTAATAACTAACTTGGTTGCAAGGGTCATCTTTCTTACATGAACATAGTTTACATCTGTCTCTATCATCGATTGATACCAATAACGAACAAACCGATTGATTAAAACACCCCCTAAAATATCCAATTCGTCACTTTCTATACTATTCATTCCCTTGCGTTTTATGCGGCATTGCCTGTTAGTAATCAATTGGAATGAGGACTTCTCCTCTATGAATATTTAAAAATAGAAGCTTTTTCTAGGGGGGATACGATGTATCGTACTGATACAATTGAAAGAATTTTAAAGCCAGAAGATATCTTGGTTCCATTAGGATATAAATGACAAATACTCCAGCCGTCGAATTTTATAGTTATAAATCATGGAACAATTTCAAAAACAGTACCTTGGTTAAAATCAGTCACTTTCATAGAGCCATAAACCCCTAAATATAGTCTGGTTTGATCCAGATTCGTTCCCAAATTAACATAATAAGCTGATTGAGACCCAAAATTATAATCGGTTTCAATAACACTAAAATCATTTGGTTTACAATCTGTACTTACCCTGGTATAAGCTAAAACCCCTCTAACCGGAGGTCGAGATTCTTCATTCTGGGCAAGATCGGTAAACACGACGCTTCCCGTTAAATTGGGGATTCCATTCCCCATATATGACTGGACTCCTGTAAGTGCAGTTCCTCCAAACTTATCGGGTCGGGGATCTTTATGAAAATAACTAGTTAAAGGCTGAAGACGCCTCACTGAAGTTTTTACTGATTCATTGTAATAAGCAATTGTTTTCTCATCCAAAGTCGGATTTGCAGAACAGCCCCTTATAAACGAAGTAGGAAAAGCACCTTCCCACCCTCGCCAGCCAAAGTTAATAAATCCTTCTTGGTCAGGTTTAGATCTCATTAAAGAAGCTTGAATAAGCTGAGTAACCGGTATTGGTTTATAATGAACGAACGAAAAAATCGACTCTACCAAATCTTGTCCGACATTTCCCACATATTTGATATACTGATTATAAAACCTTTGAAATGAAATGCCTGGTATATTGCGAACCCCTTTGGCAATTACCGTAAGCGTTTCCTGAATAGGTGCGGGAAGTTCATTAAAACGTGTGACTACGGGGGGATTATAGATAAATGTATTCTTAACTACATCAATTTCAATTATTTTACCAGCTATCTCCATATCGTCCTGACTTAAATTAAATGGATCATAGCCTGCTCCACCATCTCCGGTTGTTAAAACAAGTTTTCCGGTTTCAGGTGAAAAGTTTAAGCTATTGACACCATTATGATTAAAAAATGGTCTTCTTATGTTAAGTAATGTCCGTCGTTTTTGAGGTTGACCATTCGATTGTAAAATCCATTCTTCAACTGTATCAATATGATCATATTGAGTTTCTCTATTTATCCACCTTAGGTTTAAAGTTCTGGGATCACACGGGTTAGGCTTAAAAGATTCAGGAAGAGCCCCTGGACCTTGTGTTGCAGCTACTGAATAATGAAGATAAAACAGACCGTTATAATAAAATTCTGGATGAAACGCTAGCCCTAGCAATCCCCGTTCATCATATCCACTACCAGAAACACCTAGTTCAGAATTACCTAATTTTATGATTCGCGGGCGAATATCTAAAAAAGTCCTTATAACTCCGTTTCCTATGTAAAAGATCTCTCCTACCTGGGTTGCAATAAATAATCTTTCAATTGAGTCACCCGGAAGTATAGTTGTTTTCAAAACGGTGGGTAAATTTATCTTACTTACAATGGGTCGTAAACTAACCTTAACTTTTATCAACTAACTTTACACCCCTTTTTATTGTTTTCTATTATAAGAATATGATTAGAACTGTTCTATTAGTATCAAATTAGGGCCAGGGAATTGGGGAAATTCCCTTTTAATTTATCAAACTTTTTTATATTCAATTGAATCAAGATTTATTAAGTTAATTTAATCA
This region includes:
- a CDS encoding PQQ-dependent sugar dehydrogenase; translated protein: MIKVKVSLRPIVSKINLPTVLKTTILPGDSIERLFIATQVGEIFYIGNGVIRTFLDIRPRIIKLGNSELGVSGSGYDERGLLGLAFHPEFYYNGLFYLHYSVAATQGPGALPESFKPNPCDPRTLNLRWINRETQYDHIDTVEEWILQSNGQPQKRRTLLNIRRPFFNHNGVNSLNFSPETGKLVLTTGDGGAGYDPFNLSQDDMEIAGKIIEIDVVKNTFIYNPPVVTRFNELPAPIQETLTVIAKGVRNIPGISFQRFYNQYIKYVGNVGQDLVESIFSFVHYKPIPVTQLIQASLMRSKPDQEGFINFGWRGWEGAFPTSFIRGCSANPTLDEKTIAYYNESVKTSVRRLQPLTSYFHKDPRPDKFGGTALTGVQSYMGNGIPNLTGSVVFTDLAQNEESRPPVRGVLAYTRVSTDCKPNDFSVIETDYNFGSQSAYYVNLGTNLDQTRLYLGVYGSMKVTDFNQGTVFEIVP